One genomic window of Psychrobacillus sp. INOP01 includes the following:
- a CDS encoding class I SAM-dependent rRNA methyltransferase, translating to MRNELDIKVTEALAQDLQKGVPILMKDGFHETESLEEGSILKLQNAAGKFIGKGYVGKQNKGIGWLLTKNENEKIDKSFFQKKISTAIKHRDDYYHNTDTTAFRVFNGEGDGIGGLIIDYFDGYYLISWYSEGIYSFKGMILEALEASVSYKGIYEKKRFDTKGQYVEDDDFVKGDRGEFPILVKENGQNFAIYLNDGAMVGVFLDQRDVRKTIRDNYSKGKTVLNTFSYTGAFSVFAAAGGAKKTTSVDLAKRSLSKTTEQFEVNGIDVEQQDIIVMDVFDYFKYAKRKELSFDMVILDPPSFARSKKYTFSSAKDYTKLLMDAINITEKNGVIVASTNNATFGMKKFKTFVEKAFKESNRNYTIEEEFSLPNDFKTSPLFKEGNYLKVLFVRAK from the coding sequence ATGCGAAATGAATTAGATATCAAAGTAACTGAAGCACTTGCCCAAGATTTACAAAAAGGCGTTCCGATTTTAATGAAAGACGGCTTCCACGAAACAGAATCTCTTGAGGAAGGAAGCATTTTAAAGTTGCAAAATGCTGCTGGCAAATTTATCGGTAAAGGCTATGTCGGAAAACAAAATAAAGGGATTGGCTGGCTGTTAACGAAAAATGAAAATGAAAAAATTGATAAGTCATTTTTCCAAAAGAAAATCTCCACAGCGATCAAACATCGTGACGATTATTATCATAATACTGATACAACAGCCTTTCGTGTATTTAACGGTGAAGGGGACGGTATCGGCGGTTTGATTATTGACTATTTTGATGGGTATTATTTAATCAGTTGGTATAGTGAGGGAATTTATTCCTTTAAAGGTATGATTTTAGAGGCACTTGAAGCTTCTGTTTCTTATAAAGGAATTTATGAAAAGAAACGTTTTGATACAAAAGGACAGTATGTGGAAGACGATGATTTCGTCAAAGGTGATCGTGGGGAATTCCCTATTCTTGTAAAAGAAAATGGGCAGAACTTTGCTATTTACTTAAATGATGGGGCAATGGTTGGGGTCTTTTTAGACCAACGCGATGTTCGGAAAACAATTCGAGATAACTATTCAAAAGGAAAAACAGTACTGAATACATTCTCGTATACTGGAGCTTTTTCTGTATTTGCTGCAGCTGGTGGCGCTAAGAAAACAACCAGTGTAGATCTTGCCAAACGTAGCTTAAGTAAAACGACTGAACAATTCGAAGTAAATGGAATCGATGTAGAACAACAGGATATTATCGTGATGGATGTATTTGATTATTTTAAATATGCGAAACGGAAGGAATTATCCTTCGATATGGTAATACTCGATCCTCCTAGCTTTGCACGTTCAAAAAAGTATACGTTTAGTTCTGCTAAAGACTATACAAAGTTACTAATGGACGCTATTAATATTACAGAAAAAAACGGTGTTATTGTAGCATCTACTAATAATGCAACATTTGGGATGAAAAAGTTCAAAACGTTTGTGGAAAAAGCTTTTAAGGAGAGCAATCGAAACTACACAATCGAGGAAGAGTTTTCACTTCCAAA
- the recQ gene encoding DNA helicase RecQ, which yields MLDKARQLLQTYFGYDSFREGQETVINYVLDENSSLCVMPTGGGKSLCYQIPALMLEGTTIVISPLISLMKDQVDTLIQAGIPATFINSTLTAEEVRKTMEEVQNGQYRLLYIAPERLESPHFLNQLKKVKVPLIAVDEAHCISQWGHDFRPSYRAIHRLKEVFTEQPTVLALTATATPAVRDDICRLLQIQEDNTVITGFARSNLAFSVVLGQDKNKFLKEFIKKNANEVGIIYAATRKTVDLLYDLLNRAGIQTAKYHAGLPEAFRNKEQERFLTDEAQVMVATNAFGMGIDKSNVRYVIHYQLPKNMESYYQEAGRAGRDGLPSECVVLYASQDVQTQRFLIDQAMDRERIPRELEKLQGMVDYCHTENCLQQFIVTYFGESGATRCGQCGNCTDSREVQDVTKEVQMVLSCVVRMGQRFGKTITAQVLTGSQNKKVVDFGFTKLSTYGILKGKSLKEVSGLMEFMIAEGLLSVNHGSLPTIYVSDAGKEVLMGNRVVERKGVAVTKQIANNNPLFEKLRILRKKIADEAGVPPFVIFSDKTLQHMCAERPQTEEQLLEIHGIGENKREKYGQAFLEEIHNYITV from the coding sequence GTGTTAGATAAAGCACGTCAATTATTACAAACTTACTTTGGATATGATTCCTTTCGTGAGGGCCAAGAAACGGTTATTAACTATGTATTGGATGAGAATTCTAGCCTTTGTGTAATGCCTACAGGGGGAGGTAAGTCTCTGTGCTACCAAATCCCCGCTCTTATGCTAGAAGGCACTACGATTGTTATCTCTCCATTAATTTCCCTTATGAAAGACCAGGTGGATACATTAATTCAGGCTGGGATTCCTGCAACCTTCATAAACAGTACATTAACTGCAGAAGAAGTAAGGAAAACAATGGAAGAAGTACAAAATGGCCAATATCGTTTACTTTATATAGCTCCCGAGCGTTTAGAATCTCCTCACTTTTTAAATCAATTAAAAAAAGTAAAGGTTCCTTTAATAGCAGTGGACGAGGCGCATTGTATTTCACAATGGGGTCACGATTTCCGTCCAAGCTACCGGGCTATTCATCGATTAAAGGAAGTATTTACTGAGCAACCAACTGTCCTCGCCTTAACTGCTACTGCAACCCCAGCGGTGCGAGATGATATATGTCGATTGCTACAAATTCAAGAGGACAATACAGTTATTACTGGATTTGCAAGGTCCAATTTAGCTTTTTCGGTCGTATTAGGACAGGATAAAAATAAGTTTTTAAAAGAATTTATTAAAAAAAATGCGAACGAAGTAGGAATTATCTATGCTGCTACTAGAAAAACAGTAGATCTGTTATATGATTTGCTAAATAGAGCAGGTATTCAGACTGCTAAATATCATGCAGGACTTCCAGAGGCATTTCGAAATAAGGAACAAGAACGTTTCTTAACAGATGAAGCGCAGGTAATGGTTGCAACCAATGCATTTGGTATGGGGATTGATAAATCCAATGTCCGCTATGTGATTCACTATCAGCTGCCGAAGAATATGGAAAGCTACTATCAGGAAGCCGGAAGAGCGGGACGAGATGGTTTACCAAGTGAATGTGTCGTTTTGTATGCATCCCAAGACGTTCAAACGCAACGATTTTTAATAGATCAAGCAATGGATCGTGAACGAATTCCCAGGGAGCTAGAGAAACTGCAAGGGATGGTGGATTATTGCCATACTGAAAATTGTCTGCAGCAGTTTATTGTTACTTATTTTGGAGAGTCAGGTGCTACCAGATGTGGTCAATGTGGGAACTGCACAGATTCTAGGGAAGTTCAAGACGTAACAAAGGAAGTTCAAATGGTTCTTTCGTGCGTGGTTCGGATGGGACAAAGATTTGGCAAGACAATTACCGCACAAGTATTGACCGGATCTCAAAACAAAAAAGTAGTCGATTTTGGTTTTACGAAGTTATCGACGTATGGCATATTAAAGGGTAAGTCATTAAAAGAAGTGTCTGGTTTAATGGAGTTTATGATTGCAGAAGGTTTACTTTCGGTGAATCATGGAAGCTTACCAACAATTTACGTATCGGATGCAGGGAAAGAAGTACTGATGGGGAATAGAGTAGTGGAGCGCAAAGGCGTAGCTGTAACAAAACAAATTGCGAATAATAATCCATTGTTTGAAAAACTAAGAATACTTCGGAAAAAAATTGCGGACGAAGCAGGTGTACCACCATTTGTTATTTTTTCAGATAAGACTCTACAGCATATGTGTGCAGAGCGTCCGCAAACCGAAGAACAATTATTAGAAATTCACGGAATCGGCGAAAACAAACGAGAAAAATATGGACAAGCTTTTCTCGAGGAGATTCACAATTATATTACCGTGTAG
- a CDS encoding DUF2187 family protein has protein sequence MSFQRQPKEVSPFVAARKIDEKISFTRNDHEVQGTIFKILEQSVIVEISTEDAKKINVPSNLTVVSHKNYTVI, from the coding sequence ATGAGTTTCCAACGACAACCTAAGGAAGTTTCACCCTTCGTAGCAGCTAGGAAAATTGATGAGAAGATCTCTTTCACTCGTAATGATCACGAAGTTCAAGGTACTATTTTTAAAATTTTAGAGCAATCGGTAATTGTTGAGATCTCCACCGAAGATGCTAAAAAGATTAATGTTCCTTCGAATCTTACGGTAGTATCTCATAAAAACTACACGGTAATATAA
- a CDS encoding DEAD/DEAH box helicase encodes MVHFKEFKLDEKILRAIEQLGYTEPTEVQQKVIPVVLEKQDVLVKSKTGSGKTASFATPLCELVDWEENKPQALVLTPTRELAVQVQEDITNIGRYKRIKGLALYGKSPFARQKLALKQKTHIIVGTPGRVLDHIEKGTLDVSKMEYLVIDEADEMLNMGFLEQVESIIKLLPKARTTMLFSATLSDQIKKLSTKYMKQAVSIEIDASEENAPDIEHVKYVVVEELKLSLLEKLTIVENPDSCIIFCRTKERVEQLVDVLDEKGYTADKIHGGMMQEDRFEVMDDFRKGEFRYLIATDVAARGIDIDDITHVIHYDVPLEQESYVHRTGRTGRAGRSGKSIMLATPFEDKFVREIESFIGFEIPTASEPTKEEIVKGRAAFDVKMQEQPEVKKSKGEQLNADITKLYFNGGKKKKIRAVDFVGTIAKIEGVTADDIGIITIQDTVSYVEILNGKGPLVLKKMRNTTVKGKLLKVHIANK; translated from the coding sequence ATAGTGCATTTTAAAGAGTTTAAGTTAGATGAGAAGATTTTACGCGCCATTGAACAGTTAGGATATACAGAGCCAACAGAAGTACAGCAAAAAGTAATACCAGTTGTTTTAGAGAAACAGGATGTCTTGGTGAAATCTAAAACAGGTAGTGGAAAAACAGCTTCTTTTGCGACGCCATTATGCGAGCTTGTAGATTGGGAGGAAAACAAACCGCAAGCATTAGTACTAACACCTACACGAGAATTGGCAGTTCAAGTCCAAGAGGATATCACAAATATCGGTCGTTATAAACGTATAAAAGGACTTGCTTTATACGGGAAATCACCATTTGCTAGACAAAAATTAGCTCTAAAGCAAAAAACACATATCATTGTAGGTACGCCCGGTAGAGTATTAGACCATATAGAAAAAGGAACGCTAGATGTGTCTAAAATGGAGTATCTTGTTATTGATGAAGCAGACGAAATGCTGAATATGGGCTTTTTAGAACAAGTTGAATCCATTATTAAATTACTTCCAAAAGCGCGCACGACCATGCTATTTTCAGCGACACTTTCGGACCAAATAAAAAAATTAAGTACTAAGTATATGAAACAAGCAGTATCCATTGAAATTGATGCATCTGAAGAAAATGCGCCCGATATAGAACATGTGAAGTATGTTGTAGTAGAAGAACTAAAGCTTTCGTTACTTGAGAAGTTAACAATTGTCGAGAATCCAGACAGTTGTATTATCTTCTGTCGTACAAAGGAACGAGTAGAACAGCTCGTAGATGTACTGGATGAAAAGGGTTATACAGCTGACAAAATTCACGGTGGTATGATGCAGGAAGATCGCTTCGAGGTGATGGACGATTTCCGCAAAGGGGAATTCCGTTATTTAATTGCTACGGATGTTGCAGCTCGTGGGATTGATATTGACGATATTACACATGTTATTCATTATGATGTGCCACTGGAGCAAGAAAGCTATGTACATCGCACAGGCAGAACAGGGCGAGCGGGGCGAAGTGGTAAGTCGATTATGCTCGCGACACCATTTGAGGACAAGTTTGTCAGAGAGATCGAATCGTTTATTGGTTTCGAAATTCCTACAGCATCAGAGCCAACAAAAGAGGAAATTGTAAAAGGTCGTGCTGCATTTGATGTGAAAATGCAGGAGCAGCCGGAGGTAAAAAAATCTAAAGGTGAGCAACTAAACGCAGATATTACAAAACTGTATTTCAATGGTGGAAAGAAAAAGAAAATCCGTGCAGTCGATTTTGTTGGAACTATAGCTAAAATCGAAGGAGTTACTGCAGACGATATTGGAATTATCACAATTCAAGACACCGTATCTTATGTAGAAATATTAAACGGCAAAGGTCCGCTTGTATTGAAAAAGATGAGAAATACAACTGTCAAAGGCAAATTACTAAAAGTTCATATCGCCAATAAATAA